The genomic window CGCCGATGATGCCGGCGATGGCGTGCACACCGAACACGTCCAGCGTGTCGTCATAGCCGAGCTTGTGCTTCAGGCGCGTAGCGGTGAAGAAGCAGGCCGCACCGGCCACGAAGCCCAGAATCAAAGCGCCGCCCGGTCCCGCCGTGCCGGCGGCGGGGGTGACTGCCACCAGTCCGGCCACCGCACCTGAGGCAATACCCAGCACGCTGGCGCGCTTGTGCACGATCCATTCCACCGCGACCCAGCCGATGGCTGCAGCAGCGGTCGCAATCTGCGTGACCAGCATCGCCATGCCGGCGCTGCCATTCGCGGCCACGGCCGAGCCCGCATTGAAACCGAACCAGCCCAGCCACAGCATGCTGGCGCCGATCACCGTGTAGCCAAGATTGTGCGGTGGCATGTGCGTGTGCGGATAGCCGCGACGCTTGCCCAGCACCAGGCAGGCAACCAGGCCGGCGATGCCTGCGTTGATATGCACCACGGTGCCACCCGCGAAGTCGAGCACGCCCAGGTCACCCAGCAGCGAGCCCGGACCGCTCCACACCATGTGCGCAATCGGCAGATAGACAAAGGTGAGCCATAGTCCGGAGAACACCAGCATCGCGCTGAATTTCATGCGCTCGGCAAAGGCGCCGATGATCAGCGCAGGCGTGAT from Dyella caseinilytica includes these protein-coding regions:
- a CDS encoding ammonium transporter, giving the protein MMLLAPMLFFAPAAFAQAAPAPTLNSGDTAWMIVASAFVLMMTIPGVALFYGGMVRAKNLLSVMMQCLAITSLVTVLWMVYGYSMAFSTDGMHAGVTNWHSFIGALDRVMLAGLTPTTLYQTVPESVFVMFQLTFAIITPALIIGAFAERMKFSAMLVFSGLWLTFVYLPIAHMVWSGPGSLLGDLGVLDFAGGTVVHINAGIAGLVACLVLGKRRGYPHTHMPPHNLGYTVIGASMLWLGWFGFNAGSAVAANGSAGMAMLVTQIATAAAAIGWVAVEWIVHKRASVLGIASGAVAGLVAVTPAAGTAGPGGALILGFVAGAACFFTATRLKHKLGYDDTLDVFGVHAIAGIIGALLTGVFAAPKLGGFDTAVTSPLAQLWIQCKGVGFTIVWSGLLSWVILKLVDLTIGLRVTAEQEQIGLDIAEHEERAYNLS